In Populus trichocarpa isolate Nisqually-1 chromosome 16, P.trichocarpa_v4.1, whole genome shotgun sequence, a genomic segment contains:
- the LOC7469954 gene encoding protein SMAX1-LIKE 3: MRAGGCTVQQALTAEAASVIKQAVTLARRRGHAQVTPLHVANTMLSASTGLLRTACLQSHSHPLQCKALELCFNVALNRLPTSTSSPMIGTPSQQFPSISNALVAAFKRAQAHQRRGSIENQQQPLLAVKIELEQLMISILDDPSVSRVMREAGFSSTQVKSNVEEAVSLEICSQSVPSVSIKSNESNGLVHPESPPWSQVGAKAAVLDPIKNEDVMCVIENLMNKRRRSFVIVGESLASIEVVVKGVKDKVQKGDVPEGLREVKFLPIPVSSFGSFSRVEVEHKLEELKGHVRSYMGKGVVLNLGDLKWAIENRDTSSSSHEQGSCYFCPLVYLIVELGKFACAIGDNNGRFWLMGIATFQTYMKYKSDHPPGDTVLGLHPLTIPAGSLRLSLISDSDLLRQSTSNKAENGCRSWIILEGGEDKQLTSCSNYSAKFETEARRLPNSTCNSDSTSTLPAWLQKYKNEKKVQNSDNQDSMPIKDLCRKWNSFCGSIHQQNYSSEETLTFSSVSPSSSTSYDHQYPNLYRNQNEWPIVEPQQSSRDNHFWIGTEAINKCSIEPSLRKYIPEHKDHTKQLPFSSNTNSTPNSASSSDVIEMEHLHKFKELNAENLKTLCNALEKKVPWQKDIIPEIASTILQCRSGMARRKGKVKNSVAKEETWLFFQGVDMEDKEKIAKELARLVFGSHESFISISLSSFSSTRADSTEDCRNKRTRDEQSCSYIERFSDAVSSNPHRVFLVEDVEQADFFSQIRFKRAIEKGRITNYNGQEVGLSDAIIILSCESFSSRSRACSPPIKQRTDGSHEEENSAGATLMEGTSPCVSLDLNISIDDDSVEDQSIDDIGLLESVDRRIIFKIQDF; this comes from the exons ATGAGAGCAGGAGGTTGCACAGTGCAACAAGCTCTAACAGCAGAGGCAGCAAGTGTTATTAAACAAGCAGTAACTCTTGCTAGAAGGAGAGGCCATGCCCAAGTCACTCCTCTCCATGTTGCTAATACCATGCTTTCTGCCTCCACTGGCCTACTGAGAACAGCTTGCCTTCAGTCACACTCTCACCCTCTTCAGTGCAAAGCCCTAGAGCTTTGCTTCAATGTCGCGCTTAATCGTCTCCCAACATCAACTTCAAGCCCCATGATAGGTACTCCCTCTCAACAGTTCCCTTCAATCTCTAATGCCTTGGTCGCAGCCTTTAAGCGCGCTCAGGCTCACCAGCGGCGTGGCTCTATTGAGAACCAGCAGCAACCTCTCCTTGCAGTGAAGATAGAGTTAGAGCAGCTGATGATATCCATTTTAGATGATCCTAGTGTTAGTAGAGTCATGAGAGAAGCTGGTTTCTCCAGTACTCAAGTGAAAAGCAATGTTGAGGAAGCTGTTTCCCTAGAAATATGTTCACAAAGTGTTCCTTCTGTGAGTATCAAGTCCAACGAAAGCAATGGTTTAGTCCATCCAGAGTCTCCACCTTGGAGTCAAGTTGGAGCAAAAGCAGCAGTTTTAGATCCAATTAAAAATGAAGATGTGATGTGTGTTATAGagaatttaatgaataaaaggAGGAGAAGTTTTGTTATTGTAGGGGAATCTCTGGCAAGCATTGAAGTTGTAGTTAAAGGAGTCAAGGACAAAGTTCAAAAGGGAGATGTTCCTGAGGGCTTGAGGGAAGTGAAGTTCTTACCAATTCCAGTTTCCTCTTTTGGCAGTTTCTCTAGGGTAGAGGTAGAACATAAACTTGAGGAGCTTAAAGGCCATGTGAGAAGCTACATGGGCAAAGGAGTGGTTTTGAATTTGGGAGATCTTAAATGGGCTATTGAGAATAGGGATACTAGTTCATCAAGTCATGAGCAAGGGAGCTGCTATTTCTGTCCATTGGTATACCTGATCGTAGAACTTGGCAAATTTGCTTGTGCAATTGGAGATAACAACGGAAGATTTTGGCTTATGGGGATTGCCACTTTCCAAACTTACATGAAGTATAAATCAGACCATCCACCGGGAGATACTGTTTTGGGTCTCCATCCACTTACAATTCCAGCCGGCAGCTTACGCTTGAGTCTCATCAGTGACAG TGATCTACTACGTCAGTCGACAAGCAACAAAGCTGAAAATGGGTGTAGAAGCTGGATTATACTTGAAGGTGGGGAGGACAAACAACTCACTTCTTGTTCTAATTATTCAGCAAAGTTTGAGACTGAAGCTCGACGCTTACCAAATAGTACCTGTAATAGTGACTCAACTtctacacttcctgcatggcttcaaaaatacaaaaatgagaaaaaagtaCAAAATAGTGATAATCAG GATTCTATGCCAATCAAAGATCTTTGCAGAAAATGGAACTCATTTTGCGGTTCAATCCACCAACAAAACTACTCTTCTGAGGAAACCCTCACGTTTTCTTCTGTATCACCTTCTTCTTCCACTTCATATGACCATCAATACCCTAATTTGTACCGAAACCAAAATGAATGGCCCATTGTTGAACCCCAGCAGTCATCTAGGGACAACCATTTCTGGATCGGTACAGAGGCTATCAACAAGTGCAGCATTGAACCAAGTTTGAGGAAGTACATTCCAGAGCATAAAGATCATACCAAACAACTACCATTTTCATCAAATACTAATTCTACTCCGAACTCAGCTTCCTCAAGTGATGTCATCGAAATGGAGCATCTCCACAAGTTCAAGGAGCTGAATGCTGAGAACTTGAAAACCCTATGCAATGCATTGGAGAAAAAAGTGCCGTGGCAGAAAGATATAATCCCTGAAATAGCAAGCACTATCTTGCAATGCCGGTCTGGCATGGCAAGAAGAAAGGGGAAGGTAAAAAACAGTGTGGCCAAGGAAGAAACTTGGTTGTTCTTTCAAGGAGTAGATATGGAAGATAAAGAGAAGATAGCTAAAGAATTGGCTAGGCTAGTTTTTGGCTCCCATGAAAGCTTCATTTCGATTTCTTTAAGCAGTTTTTCCTCTACAAGAGCAGACTCCACCGAAGATTGTAGAAACAAAAGAACAAGAGATGAACAAAGTTGCAGCTACATCGAGAGATTTTCTGACGCGGTATCAAGCAATCCACATAGAGTTTTCTTAGTGGAAGATGTCGAGCAAGCagattttttctctcaaattcgTTTCAAAAGGGCTATTGAAAAAGGAAGAATAACCAATTACAATGGTCAAGAAGTTGGCCTTAGTGATGCTATCATAATTTTGAGCTGTGAAAGCTTTAGCTCAAGATCCAGAGCCTGCTCTCCTCCAATCAAGCAGAGAACAGATGGGTCACATGAAGAAGAGAACAGCGCTGGTGCTACATTAATGGAGGGCACAAGCCCTTGTGTTTCTCTGGATTTGAATATTTCCATTGACGATGATAGCGTGGAAGATCAGTCAATCGATGACATTGGCCTTCTTGAATCCGTTGATAGACGGATTATCTTCAAAATTCAAGACTTTTGA